The DNA sequence AGCTACACAGGCGGCAGAGGGTCAGATACCTGCAGTCTAGAAGAGTGAGCAGGACCGAGGTTCTCTGAAGGGATTGCTGCCCGCTGGGACACCCACAAGCAAGGCATCTTTACAGGCATTCTGGACACAGTACTGCTGGAGCTCTGCGGCCGCCTGAGACACCTGCAAAGACAGCACAACAACCCTCAGACACAGCGCCATTTGAGAAGGATTTCATCTAAATATGACCGGACTCATTCATTCATCCTAGTCAACAACACTCAAGCGGATGAAATCTTAAACATGCAAAACaatagatatttaaaaaaatacagacataTATATAATTGTACTATAGAAGTATACAATAATTCCGAGCACAGAGCCTCAGGTAACTTCATAATGACAGGACCTGATGGAATAATGTAAGACTGGCACTGGACAGGGAGATCTCTCCTTGCCAACTCTGGAAACTTCCACAATCATGGCTTCCTGGCAATGAGTAGCGTACCTTGAATTCtctgataaaaatgaaatattgtcTTGCTAACTTTTTCGCCAGGCAGAAGAGCAGATTCCTCTACCCTTGCAATAGGCTGGATTTCCGCTAGTAACCTCAAACCCAGTGGAGTCATTCGGCTCTGAGGACAAGCACACGCACACAGAGACAAATCAGACATGAGGAAATGTAGTCAGCATGGCTCTGGAAGGTTGGAAGAAACCAGAGAGTTTGGAAAACGGCGAACAGGCAAACACAGAAGGCACCACAGTCTGCAGTCAAACTCGGCACTCACCAGTTGCGAGCTGGCAGTGCTATAACCACTATATCACTGCCCCGCGAACgtgatattttcaatatttgacTTAAGGAGTAGAAACATCCTTTTCTTTGCACTGTCTGCACTAGAAGAGTGGATTTAATTATTAAACAACCACAGAGAAAGCAAAAGCATTTAACTTTATCCCGGGGAAAgactaatatatttttaataattggaACATCCAATGTCTCAGATCCTTGGCCTTTCACAAAGAAACCAAGCACAACCAGTCTGCCATGAGTGAGTGAAGCCCTGCCTCACTAGATACTCGAGTCGTGTCTGCTGCGCTACTAGTGGTGTCCCACCTGACTGAAAGCTTTCGTTCGCTCCAGCACGTAGATCAGTTTCGGCGTACAATCATGAAAAACCATTTGTGTCTGTTTCAGCAAAAAGTAtctaaataattttgtttattc is a window from the Lepisosteus oculatus isolate fLepOcu1 chromosome 3, fLepOcu1.hap2, whole genome shotgun sequence genome containing:
- the gng10 gene encoding guanine nucleotide-binding protein G(I)/G(S)/G(O) subunit gamma-10, which translates into the protein MSSNSNLSTMRRLVEQLKLEASVERIKVSQAAAELQQYCVQNACKDALLVGVPAGSNPFREPRSCSLF